From a region of the Candidatus Eisenbacteria bacterium genome:
- a CDS encoding FAD-dependent oxidoreductase, translating to MSSPLKILGGGMAGLSTGYFAQKYGIPFTIYEADEQVGGNTKTFQHGDFRFDSGAHRFHDKDPLMTRELKLLLGDDLTEIHAPSQIYHNGRFINFPLSPLNLMFRLGPVSFLGGALDVLRSRLKQSHKHQHFESFAVQTYGKDIAKRFLLNYSEKLWGSSCENLSIDIAGKRLKGLDLRTFLVESFMGRSAATRHMERASFYYPLGGIQCIPDRMAGVCDSRNIRCGARVTKVFHTETRLQAMELNHAEIVGLDRSEVVSTLPLPSFIQSLDPSPPEPLLEAARSLRFRSMVLVTHLLTKESVTNNATVYFPDSNFPFTRIYEPRNRDHSLSPVGFTSLVAEIPCQQGDAVWEADRDELIDRVRIHLIRMGWIHEGEIMDATIRRFSNAYPILERGYEEKVSRLNAYLSRFSNLKSEGRNAKFVYSWIHDMMRYGFEVVSSCHSGVSGQICEPEVLSGEQIHS from the coding sequence ATGAGTTCTCCACTAAAAATCCTCGGCGGGGGCATGGCGGGGCTCTCCACCGGATATTTTGCCCAAAAATACGGAATCCCCTTTACTATCTACGAGGCCGACGAACAGGTCGGTGGAAATACAAAAACATTCCAACATGGTGATTTCCGATTTGATTCCGGGGCGCATCGCTTTCACGATAAAGATCCGCTGATGACGCGTGAGTTGAAGCTGCTGCTTGGCGATGACCTTACGGAAATTCACGCGCCTAGTCAGATTTATCACAATGGACGCTTCATCAACTTCCCTCTGTCGCCACTGAATTTGATGTTTCGCCTGGGACCGGTGTCTTTTCTGGGGGGGGCTCTGGATGTGCTCAGATCCAGATTGAAACAGTCCCATAAACACCAACATTTTGAATCATTCGCCGTTCAGACCTATGGCAAAGATATTGCTAAGAGATTTTTGCTGAACTACTCGGAGAAGCTTTGGGGTTCATCATGCGAGAATCTATCAATTGATATCGCCGGGAAACGTCTCAAAGGCCTTGATCTTCGCACTTTTCTTGTCGAGTCATTCATGGGCCGGTCGGCGGCCACACGGCATATGGAACGCGCCTCCTTCTACTACCCCCTGGGAGGTATCCAGTGTATTCCTGACCGGATGGCCGGAGTGTGTGATTCACGGAACATTCGATGCGGCGCGCGTGTGACCAAAGTATTCCATACCGAAACCCGGCTACAGGCCATGGAGCTAAATCATGCTGAGATTGTGGGGCTCGACAGGAGTGAAGTGGTGTCCACCCTGCCCCTCCCCTCATTCATTCAGAGTCTGGATCCATCGCCGCCGGAGCCGCTGCTTGAAGCCGCACGGTCCCTGCGGTTCCGAAGCATGGTCCTCGTCACTCATCTTTTGACAAAGGAAAGCGTTACAAACAACGCCACGGTCTATTTTCCGGATTCCAACTTCCCCTTCACGAGAATCTATGAGCCGCGCAACCGGGATCATTCTCTATCTCCGGTGGGATTTACCTCATTGGTCGCCGAGATTCCCTGCCAGCAGGGAGATGCTGTATGGGAGGCCGATCGAGATGAATTGATCGATCGCGTGAGAATCCATTTAATACGGATGGGGTGGATTCATGAGGGTGAAATCATGGATGCGACCATCAGAAGATTTTCAAACGCCTATCCGATCCTCGAGAGGGGATACGAAGAGAAGGTCTCAAGACTTAACGCCTATCTTTCTCGCTTTTCGAATCTTAAATCGGAGGGACGGAATGCGAAATTCGTCTATTCCTGGATCCACGATATGATGCGGTATGGCTTTGAGGTTGTTTCATCCTGTCATTCTGGAGTCTCGGGACAGATTTGTGAACCGGAGGTTTTGTCGGGTGAACAGATCCACAGCTGA
- a CDS encoding glycosyltransferase family 39 protein, producing MNRSTAESGRTSRLFACFGYDALLMLLIALVLLLILSISFEKQFDHDEFEHIHSAWYISHGAVPYSDFFQHHNPLLWIVMIPFLVLFGETVQTPVIIRFFMLAQLMGIAYMTYKLATAFGRSRESGLWAVLLLLTMVMFVEKAVEIRPDVPQVLFGLISLYYLLAHFENSDRKTLLLSAFAGSISFLFLQKHLFLLLVMAMALIYKFIRRRISLSEILIFAGGFLSLQLLLLIYLVVTGSLGDYYLTTVKLNLSQPQPFAGHANLTRSFYQNTMFWILGGGGALILLIRPRLPFNLKVVSFAGIVLVLTAFIAKQPHRQYFMGALPLLSISGGYVLTELTDRMRSPKILRAVILMCLIAMPLIYLTFVKQRTNGKQLAAIQYVLENSASNDCVYDGDIQFNLYRRDLHYFWYSVSKNKGLDNFNKITNGRYQDYNICALILSKKPKIISRFNLNINECDLMSYYTQTEFKNIYIRRDGNAAF from the coding sequence GTGAACAGATCCACAGCTGAAAGTGGAAGGACCTCCCGGTTATTCGCTTGCTTTGGCTATGACGCCCTTCTCATGCTCCTTATTGCTCTGGTTCTTCTCCTGATTCTTTCTATAAGCTTTGAAAAGCAGTTCGATCATGATGAATTTGAGCATATCCATTCGGCCTGGTACATCTCACATGGCGCCGTGCCGTATTCGGATTTCTTTCAGCATCATAATCCGCTTCTTTGGATCGTAATGATCCCTTTCCTGGTCCTCTTCGGTGAGACCGTGCAAACACCGGTTATTATCAGATTTTTTATGCTTGCCCAGCTCATGGGTATTGCCTACATGACTTACAAATTGGCAACGGCGTTCGGCAGAAGTAGAGAATCAGGATTGTGGGCGGTTTTGTTGCTGTTAACCATGGTGATGTTTGTTGAGAAGGCTGTTGAAATAAGACCGGATGTCCCTCAGGTCTTATTCGGTCTCATTTCTCTATATTATTTGCTGGCTCATTTTGAGAATTCCGATAGAAAAACGTTATTGCTGTCAGCCTTCGCCGGTTCAATTTCATTTTTGTTTCTTCAAAAACATCTCTTCCTGTTGCTGGTCATGGCCATGGCCCTTATTTACAAATTCATACGCCGTCGGATATCCCTCAGTGAAATCCTCATCTTTGCGGGGGGATTTCTTTCTCTTCAGCTATTACTTTTGATCTATTTGGTTGTTACAGGAAGTCTTGGTGACTATTATCTTACGACGGTAAAACTGAATTTGAGCCAGCCACAGCCTTTTGCCGGTCACGCAAATTTAACAAGATCATTTTACCAAAACACAATGTTTTGGATTCTCGGCGGCGGAGGAGCGCTGATCCTTCTGATCCGGCCCCGCCTGCCTTTCAATCTGAAGGTTGTCTCGTTTGCTGGAATCGTGCTAGTTCTGACCGCCTTCATTGCGAAACAACCTCACCGGCAATATTTCATGGGGGCGCTTCCTCTGCTTTCGATCTCGGGCGGTTATGTGCTGACCGAATTGACGGATCGGATGCGATCGCCGAAGATCTTGCGGGCGGTCATCCTGATGTGTCTTATCGCAATGCCATTAATCTATTTGACGTTTGTAAAGCAAAGAACCAACGGCAAACAATTGGCAGCCATTCAATATGTGCTGGAGAACTCAGCCTCGAATGATTGTGTCTATGACGGTGATATACAGTTTAATCTTTACCGGCGGGACCTTCATTATTTCTGGTATTCGGTCAGTAAGAACAAAGGCTTGGATAACTTCAATAAGATTACGAACGGGCGTTATCAAGACTACAATATATGCGCTTTGATACTATCAAAGAAACCGAAAATAATATCTCGGTTCAACCTGAATATAAATGAATGTGATTTGATGTCGTACTATACGCAGACGGAATTCAAGAATATATACATTCGAAGGGATGGGAATGCCGCTTTTTGA
- a CDS encoding carbohydrate binding family 9 domain-containing protein, whose amino-acid sequence MKSSPIIALSVLGLILIAFSISPGLALDGFDPQRTGPGYPEAANGRMNEPPSLTAHKISHGSIQIDGHLDEVDWMNAPAATGFTQFEPERRGEPCEETVFKVIYDEDAIYFGVACYRLKGEPIISCLSRRDQIASSDRIRIYISPYHDMVTGYHFRINPHGVKEDYYNYGDLYHDISWDAVWDADTSIDEEGWYAELRIPFSSIRYRAAESMTWGFNVFQYIHSQAQRTAWSNWDRDQNGFMSRSGTITGIKGIRSPRQLEITPYVASSTTDPSDVSAHGFYNEDWHHFSNFGTDVKYGVTSDLTLNATFQPDFGQVEADPSVLNLSPYETYYSEKRPFFIEGAQFFWHPDFTVFYSRRIGTGSENSRIRYAGKMTGKTAGDISTAILVAATDETMDGQAHNTFKNGDQKAFYAIGRFGKQFHNDMHSINIMQTGVIRDKGSYEYSTRNGYTTGGDFELNFRDRMYQITGSFVGSIVDRLGHPEDSSDNPDPDYGTGSRFEVEKTSGDWRWALTTRHQSDKLDINDLGYISDPNHYAVQAWVTRVFNADDGERFLKDGNVHARFYQNWIYADRRFPDPADPSKTIWSYDRGHNLNTLWHIEGSLETRDFWGAWINLDYHPDCTEIYTTRWTPDRTQRGPLMTAPANYNASIGFWSDSRKTYGFDGSIETGADVEGSRRLELDGSVYWVQNSRIRHNLSLEYERAFNDAQWVGNFENAGGGIGGVSYVFGELEQRTWDLTLRSRFLFSRDASLELYLQPFLTVGNYSKARELVQPDSYDLEAYDYDVSAHDFAYGAVNLNLVYRWEYRPGSSFYLVWTHSREDYDARAFHGDPGEFENNFSTRPIFDNEAENRFLAKISYWFSI is encoded by the coding sequence GTGAAAAGCAGCCCAATCATCGCCCTGTCAGTCCTCGGATTGATACTGATCGCCTTTTCCATTTCGCCCGGCCTTGCCTTGGATGGGTTCGATCCGCAGAGGACAGGCCCCGGATATCCAGAAGCGGCCAATGGCCGGATGAATGAGCCGCCTTCACTCACGGCTCATAAAATCTCTCATGGTTCGATTCAGATCGATGGTCATTTGGATGAAGTCGATTGGATGAATGCCCCAGCGGCGACCGGATTCACACAGTTTGAGCCCGAACGCCGGGGCGAACCGTGCGAAGAAACTGTTTTCAAAGTGATCTATGATGAAGACGCGATTTATTTCGGCGTCGCTTGTTACCGGCTTAAGGGGGAGCCCATTATCAGTTGTCTCTCACGGCGCGATCAAATTGCTTCCTCTGATCGGATCCGCATTTATATCAGTCCCTATCACGATATGGTGACCGGCTATCATTTTCGGATCAATCCACATGGCGTGAAAGAGGATTATTACAACTACGGTGATCTCTACCACGATATCTCATGGGATGCCGTATGGGATGCTGACACCTCCATCGATGAAGAGGGTTGGTACGCCGAGTTGCGCATCCCATTTTCTTCCATTCGATACCGTGCTGCGGAATCGATGACATGGGGTTTCAATGTCTTTCAATATATTCATAGCCAAGCGCAACGCACCGCCTGGTCAAATTGGGATCGGGATCAAAACGGCTTTATGAGCCGGTCGGGTACCATAACCGGTATCAAAGGGATTCGTTCTCCGCGACAATTGGAAATCACTCCCTACGTTGCCAGCAGCACCACCGACCCATCCGATGTCAGCGCCCACGGCTTCTATAATGAAGATTGGCATCATTTCAGCAATTTCGGGACGGATGTCAAATATGGTGTCACCTCAGATTTGACACTCAATGCGACCTTCCAGCCCGATTTTGGCCAGGTGGAAGCCGATCCCTCTGTTCTAAACCTGTCACCCTACGAGACCTACTATTCTGAGAAACGCCCCTTCTTTATTGAAGGAGCGCAATTCTTCTGGCATCCGGATTTTACCGTCTTTTACTCGCGGCGGATTGGAACCGGCAGCGAGAATTCAAGGATCCGGTATGCGGGTAAAATGACCGGGAAAACGGCCGGGGATATCTCTACGGCGATTCTCGTGGCCGCCACCGATGAGACGATGGATGGGCAGGCCCACAACACCTTCAAGAACGGCGATCAGAAAGCCTTCTATGCTATCGGGCGTTTCGGCAAGCAATTCCACAATGATATGCACAGCATTAATATTATGCAGACCGGTGTCATCCGAGATAAAGGCAGTTACGAATATAGCACGCGCAATGGTTATACAACCGGCGGTGATTTTGAATTGAATTTCAGGGATCGAATGTACCAAATTACTGGATCCTTCGTCGGGAGTATTGTGGATCGATTGGGTCATCCGGAAGATTCGAGTGATAATCCGGATCCGGACTATGGGACCGGATCGCGTTTTGAGGTAGAAAAAACATCAGGTGATTGGCGTTGGGCGCTGACAACCAGGCATCAATCCGACAAACTCGATATCAATGATTTGGGATATATCAGTGATCCGAATCATTATGCTGTTCAGGCATGGGTGACGCGGGTGTTCAATGCCGATGATGGAGAGCGTTTCTTAAAAGATGGAAACGTTCATGCGCGATTCTATCAAAATTGGATCTATGCCGATCGTCGTTTTCCGGATCCCGCCGATCCATCGAAAACGATCTGGTCTTATGATAGGGGACATAACCTGAATACCCTCTGGCATATTGAGGGATCGCTTGAGACCCGCGATTTCTGGGGGGCATGGATCAACTTGGATTACCACCCGGACTGCACCGAAATATATACAACCCGTTGGACCCCCGATCGCACCCAGCGGGGCCCGCTCATGACTGCGCCCGCCAATTATAATGCATCCATCGGCTTCTGGTCCGATAGCCGGAAAACGTATGGCTTCGATGGGTCAATTGAAACAGGGGCCGATGTTGAGGGGAGCCGGCGTCTCGAATTAGATGGAAGTGTTTATTGGGTTCAGAATAGCCGCATCCGCCACAATCTCTCATTGGAATATGAACGCGCTTTCAACGATGCGCAGTGGGTTGGGAACTTTGAGAATGCGGGCGGCGGCATCGGGGGCGTCAGTTATGTCTTCGGCGAATTGGAGCAAAGAACTTGGGATCTCACTCTTCGCAGCCGTTTCCTATTCAGCCGGGATGCTTCGCTGGAGCTTTATCTGCAACCCTTCCTCACTGTGGGAAACTACTCAAAAGCCCGCGAGTTGGTCCAGCCTGATAGTTATGACTTGGAGGCCTACGACTACGACGTTTCAGCACATGATTTCGCCTACGGCGCGGTGAATCTCAATCTGGTCTATCGGTGGGAATACAGGCCTGGTTCGAGTTTCTACCTGGTTTGGACACATAGCCGTGAGGATTATGATGCTCGTGCCTTCCATGGTGATCCGGGCGAGTTTGAGAATAATTTCAGCACGCGGCCAATATTCGACAATGAGGCCGAAAACCGTTTCCTGGCAAAGATAAGTTATTGGTTTTCCATCTGA
- a CDS encoding class I SAM-dependent methyltransferase, which produces MSKRPKAAGFNLKSGDETNHLNNNEIEEVPCALCRSSNRTVLFTEQDMRYSHTPRNFFSLVGCEECGLRFLSPRPVESALLKFYPKEYISNRPSDPSATRHQSCVLDIVHWIRPPRRIRKMREKLKLVRRLVGPQSSILAIGPGGGDFLAYLKSQGFDVLGMDINPEVIERIQSEVGVPGVLDAEADERIPTQSKDLVVLWNAFEHIPDPNRLLMRISLWLRPGGGILFSVPNAAALERRLFFPHSSCEDIPRHLFSYSTRTLANLLQEHGFTNVRFKHNTLCSTSELQHLIEERYVGRSKSMIVKAFGVFIGLPMSWSIDRIFALFGRSHTIVASAEYSAMKNRGGVGSGPSSFGPSWKGRRSGPLSAKVL; this is translated from the coding sequence GTGAGCAAAAGACCCAAAGCGGCCGGATTCAATCTGAAATCAGGAGATGAAACGAATCACCTGAACAATAATGAAATAGAAGAGGTTCCCTGCGCCCTCTGTAGGAGCTCAAACCGAACGGTCCTTTTCACAGAGCAGGATATGCGATACAGCCATACACCCCGGAACTTCTTCTCACTTGTCGGCTGTGAGGAATGTGGACTGCGCTTTCTCTCGCCGCGACCTGTTGAATCCGCTCTCCTGAAATTCTATCCGAAAGAGTATATTTCCAACCGTCCCTCCGATCCCTCGGCAACCCGGCATCAGTCATGCGTATTAGATATTGTCCACTGGATCAGGCCGCCCCGCAGGATCAGGAAGATGAGGGAGAAACTTAAGCTGGTGCGGCGGCTCGTCGGACCACAATCTTCGATTCTGGCGATTGGTCCGGGGGGAGGGGACTTTCTGGCTTATCTGAAGTCGCAGGGTTTTGACGTCCTGGGGATGGACATAAATCCTGAAGTAATAGAACGGATTCAATCGGAGGTCGGTGTCCCGGGTGTGCTTGATGCAGAGGCCGATGAGCGTATCCCGACACAGTCAAAGGATCTTGTGGTTCTCTGGAATGCTTTTGAACATATCCCCGATCCCAATAGGCTCCTGATGCGGATATCCCTGTGGCTGCGGCCGGGGGGCGGTATCCTGTTCTCAGTGCCCAATGCCGCGGCCCTCGAACGCCGCCTTTTTTTTCCACATTCCTCTTGTGAGGATATTCCGCGTCATCTCTTCAGTTATTCGACACGCACCCTTGCGAATCTTTTACAAGAGCATGGTTTTACCAATGTACGTTTCAAGCACAACACCCTCTGCTCAACATCGGAACTACAGCATTTGATTGAAGAGCGCTATGTCGGCCGGTCCAAGTCAATGATTGTTAAGGCCTTTGGAGTTTTCATTGGTTTGCCGATGAGCTGGTCAATTGACAGAATATTCGCGCTCTTTGGACGATCCCACACAATTGTTGCCAGTGCCGAATATTCAGCAATGAAGAATCGGGGCGGGGTGGGTAGCGGTCCTTCATCATTTGGACCTTCCTGGAAAGGACGTCGATCGGGGCCTTTGAGCGCCAAGGTTCTATAA
- a CDS encoding RNA-binding protein: protein MSKKIYVGNLPFSIKEEELKELFSPYGNVESVKIITDRETGRPRGFGFVEMSEGAEEAIAALNDKEMGGRNLKVNEAKPREDRPRTKKRW, encoded by the coding sequence GTGTCCAAAAAGATCTATGTCGGCAATCTGCCGTTTAGTATAAAGGAAGAAGAGCTGAAAGAGCTTTTTTCGCCGTACGGTAATGTTGAATCCGTAAAAATCATAACCGACCGGGAAACCGGCCGTCCGCGGGGTTTTGGCTTTGTTGAAATGTCCGAAGGAGCGGAAGAAGCCATTGCGGCGCTCAATGACAAAGAAATGGGGGGGCGCAACCTCAAGGTTAATGAGGCCAAGCCGAGGGAGGACCGGCCTCGGACCAAGAAGCGCTGGTAA
- a CDS encoding metallophosphoesterase: MPQQLRGNKIPALLVGIIIFCGLFVPPAAGSVTAHRITSSQDYLTGYYSDGQINDYILENDLVAVVISDIDHVQYNANTGGNIIDAGASSARIDALGNLYTYFDNDWPRQAEYGSIAVIDDGSSGGPAVLRVLGVDSDNPSLTVVTDYSLAEGDAYVTLTTTVTNAGGSTYNNFELGDAFHWGGCHLFIPGYGFITSGNTTEAWLAGTDEEVSYGYTEPSVTLWGPNGSYWSDINVVSEHLGPGEEATYSRRFVVGGNDIASVASIAHEILEIPVGTVQCYAEDAAYGTPLPGAVIDVFDDQDVIYLQMEASLSGNAMATLPEGNWHLLASRDGYESDDAWLTISAGESYNVHFYLDSGGGPEIPAIGDTLTVIQRPLLNIPSIVVPGDTLEISCDAVPETSDWEAALLHGGTWIPLTVTASSFDQDTGWWSLSALIPHGAVYELYDLEVTAAGGIYDVTRNAVKLIPALKDDYYFVHVTDTHLPTTLYYYESGADTDTSEIVDFREVIEDIKIINPEFVLMTGDLINEGELEDFLYGRYYTRGQRLLAEFQSPVYLTAGNHDVGGWDATPPSAGTARRDWWRFFGWSRLNDPPPGAPWYTQNYSFDYGPVHYIGMEAYDNYDMWRSGIYGATSFTTGQLQWLSDDLTEAAGSSARVLFYHYDFANQIQLGSLGIEMGLWGHIHRDDGDIGVQPYDLSTNNVCDGERSFRLIRVSQGVLSPRPTISAGNFGESLTVQYQPANDGTHNEVVAEITNNYSEQFEHAQLRFIMPNGPAQAEVIGGVLFQVDPQDSVAVYYVNVDIMPNSFQTVTLSLSSSDAPGPGASRYQYSLSQNHPNPFHPRTSFKYSLPDQEGIRLSVYDLSGREIVRLVDRIVDGGEHVVVWDGRDRQGRPAADGIYFARLKSKDRTLSRKMILSR; this comes from the coding sequence ATGCCGCAGCAGCTTAGAGGCAACAAGATTCCCGCTTTGCTCGTCGGGATTATCATTTTTTGTGGGCTTTTTGTTCCACCCGCAGCCGGGTCCGTCACCGCTCACAGGATAACCTCCTCACAGGATTACTTGACGGGATATTACTCTGACGGTCAAATCAACGATTATATTCTTGAAAATGATCTGGTTGCCGTTGTGATCAGTGATATAGATCATGTTCAATATAATGCTAATACCGGCGGAAATATCATCGATGCCGGAGCCAGTTCCGCGCGGATCGATGCCCTGGGTAATTTATATACTTATTTTGATAATGACTGGCCCCGGCAGGCCGAGTACGGCTCCATAGCGGTTATTGATGATGGTTCCAGCGGCGGACCGGCTGTTCTGCGCGTTTTGGGTGTCGATTCAGATAACCCTTCTCTAACTGTCGTAACCGACTACTCGCTGGCGGAAGGGGATGCCTATGTGACCCTCACGACCACCGTGACGAATGCCGGCGGTTCCACGTACAATAATTTTGAATTAGGTGATGCTTTTCATTGGGGGGGATGTCATCTCTTCATTCCAGGTTATGGATTCATAACATCGGGAAATACGACCGAAGCATGGCTGGCCGGGACGGATGAAGAGGTTTCCTATGGATATACGGAACCTTCAGTTACACTTTGGGGACCCAATGGAAGCTATTGGTCTGATATAAATGTTGTGAGTGAACATCTAGGTCCTGGAGAGGAAGCAACCTACAGCCGTCGCTTTGTCGTCGGTGGAAATGATATCGCTTCAGTTGCATCCATTGCTCATGAGATTTTGGAAATACCTGTTGGCACCGTTCAATGTTATGCCGAAGATGCGGCGTACGGAACCCCTTTGCCCGGCGCCGTTATAGATGTATTTGATGACCAGGATGTCATTTATCTTCAAATGGAAGCATCATTGTCGGGAAACGCCATGGCAACGCTTCCGGAGGGAAACTGGCACTTACTGGCTTCGCGGGATGGGTATGAATCAGATGATGCTTGGCTTACCATCAGTGCAGGTGAATCCTATAATGTTCATTTTTACTTGGATTCCGGTGGGGGCCCCGAGATTCCGGCTATCGGTGACACTCTGACGGTAATTCAGCGTCCTCTTCTGAATATCCCCTCCATTGTTGTTCCCGGTGATACGCTCGAAATCTCATGCGACGCCGTCCCCGAAACCTCCGATTGGGAAGCCGCGCTTCTGCATGGCGGGACATGGATTCCGTTGACCGTCACTGCATCATCATTTGATCAGGACACAGGATGGTGGAGCTTGTCGGCGTTGATCCCCCATGGAGCTGTCTATGAGCTCTATGATTTGGAAGTAACAGCAGCGGGTGGAATTTATGACGTCACGCGGAATGCAGTGAAATTAATACCTGCATTAAAAGACGATTATTACTTCGTTCATGTCACTGACACGCATTTGCCGACGACTTTGTATTACTATGAAAGTGGGGCTGATACCGACACCTCGGAAATTGTGGATTTCCGGGAAGTGATCGAGGATATCAAAATAATAAACCCAGAATTTGTTCTTATGACCGGAGATCTCATCAATGAAGGAGAATTAGAGGATTTTCTTTATGGGCGCTATTATACCCGCGGTCAGCGCCTTTTGGCGGAGTTTCAATCTCCGGTTTACTTGACGGCAGGCAATCATGATGTCGGAGGTTGGGATGCTACACCGCCCAGCGCGGGCACGGCGCGGCGCGATTGGTGGCGCTTCTTTGGTTGGAGTCGATTGAACGATCCGCCGCCGGGAGCGCCATGGTACACGCAAAATTATAGTTTTGACTATGGACCGGTGCATTACATAGGTATGGAAGCCTACGATAATTATGATATGTGGCGCTCCGGAATTTACGGCGCCACGAGTTTTACAACAGGACAACTCCAGTGGCTGTCTGATGACCTGACCGAGGCGGCCGGAAGCTCAGCCCGGGTGCTTTTTTATCATTACGATTTCGCGAATCAGATCCAGCTCGGTTCCTTAGGGATAGAAATGGGACTCTGGGGGCATATACATCGAGATGACGGGGATATCGGAGTACAACCCTACGATCTTTCCACCAACAATGTTTGTGATGGAGAACGGTCCTTTAGGCTCATTAGGGTCTCACAGGGAGTTCTGTCGCCACGCCCCACTATTTCGGCAGGAAATTTCGGCGAATCGCTGACAGTACAATACCAACCGGCAAATGATGGAACTCACAATGAAGTTGTTGCGGAGATCACCAATAATTATTCCGAACAGTTTGAACATGCCCAATTGCGTTTCATCATGCCGAATGGGCCGGCACAAGCTGAGGTAATTGGAGGTGTGCTTTTTCAAGTAGATCCTCAGGATTCTGTCGCCGTCTATTATGTTAATGTGGATATTATGCCGAATTCATTTCAGACGGTGACCTTGAGCTTGAGTTCTTCAGATGCGCCGGGGCCGGGGGCCTCACGCTATCAATACAGTTTGAGTCAAAACCATCCCAATCCCTTTCATCCGCGAACGAGTTTCAAATACTCCCTTCCGGATCAAGAAGGAATTCGGCTCTCTGTTTATGATTTATCCGGGCGAGAGATTGTACGGTTGGTAGATCGCATTGTGGATGGTGGAGAACACGTCGTCGTGTGGGATGGGCGGGATCGTCAGGGGCGACCCGCCGCTGACGGCATTTATTTCGCGCGTCTGAAGTCGAAAGACCGGACCTTATCGCGCAAGATGATTCTGAGCCGATAG
- the asnA gene encoding aspartate--ammonia ligase has protein sequence MGDKKADLAGPGIGNYDELVKVLPNDYKSLLTPKETMKALFAAKNYIEENLCKELNLMMVQVPLIVDKTSGVNDYLDRDGSRTPIEFHISNDHGKNPIDAQVVQAATKWKRVALKQFNCAVGEGINTDMHAVRKDYFLDHDHSAYVDQWDWEKVITPNQRNLDFLTDTVKKIWKVLKGAEVHVQKMYPQLKTNKYPDLPNELKFLHAEEILEMYPELPRKQRETAILQEYPAVFIYGIGWTLKDGYPHEMRAADYDDWVTESVTKKGEKMHGLNGDILVWNHVTKRRHELTSMGIRVNKETLKTQLEMTNQLDFLELPYHQAILNDEIPLSIGGGIGQSRTYMYLLKKAHLGEVSVTVWPKILKKICAEKKIFVLE, from the coding sequence ATGGGAGACAAGAAAGCTGATCTGGCTGGTCCCGGCATTGGCAACTATGATGAGTTGGTAAAAGTTCTTCCCAACGATTACAAGTCACTGCTGACCCCGAAAGAGACGATGAAGGCCCTCTTTGCAGCAAAGAACTACATCGAGGAGAATCTTTGTAAAGAGTTGAATCTTATGATGGTACAGGTCCCGTTGATTGTTGATAAGACTAGCGGCGTCAATGACTACTTGGACCGCGATGGATCGCGCACACCGATTGAATTCCACATTTCAAATGACCACGGAAAAAATCCTATCGATGCGCAGGTCGTTCAGGCCGCAACAAAGTGGAAGCGAGTCGCGTTGAAGCAATTCAATTGTGCGGTTGGCGAAGGCATCAATACCGATATGCATGCAGTGCGTAAAGACTATTTCTTGGACCATGATCATAGCGCTTACGTCGATCAGTGGGACTGGGAAAAGGTCATAACTCCCAACCAGAGGAACCTGGATTTCCTGACAGATACCGTCAAGAAAATTTGGAAGGTTCTCAAAGGAGCTGAGGTCCACGTTCAAAAAATGTATCCACAACTGAAAACAAATAAATATCCGGATCTGCCCAACGAATTGAAGTTCCTTCATGCTGAAGAAATTCTTGAAATGTATCCTGAGCTTCCAAGGAAACAAAGAGAAACGGCGATTCTGCAGGAATATCCTGCGGTCTTTATTTATGGAATCGGCTGGACCTTGAAGGACGGCTATCCGCATGAGATGAGAGCCGCGGATTATGATGATTGGGTTACAGAGTCCGTCACGAAGAAAGGCGAGAAAATGCATGGTTTGAATGGTGATATTCTCGTTTGGAACCATGTGACAAAACGCCGGCATGAATTGACGTCGATGGGTATTCGGGTCAACAAAGAGACTTTGAAGACCCAGCTGGAGATGACGAATCAACTCGATTTCTTGGAATTGCCATATCATCAGGCGATTCTCAATGATGAGATTCCTCTGAGTATCGGTGGTGGGATCGGACAGTCCCGAACCTATATGTATCTTTTAAAGAAGGCGCATCTGGGTGAGGTCAGCGTCACTGTTTGGCCCAAAATTCTAAAAAAGATCTGTGCCGAGAAGAAGATCTTTGTTCTGGAATAG